The DNA segment AGGAGGGCCTGGCGCCACGCGTGCACCGGATCGATCAGGGTCAGTCCGCTGCGGCGGGCCCGGTCCAGCCACACCCGGATCTGTCCCGGGCCGTGCCCGTACCAGATGTTCGGGTGCAGGACGGCCGCGAGCCGGTAGTCGTCGGCCGGCAGCTCGGCCGCGAGCCGCGGCAACAAGCTCGGCAGGACGTCCTGGCCACCGCCGTTCCCGAAGAGCCCTTCCGGGTTCCACGTGGAGTTCACCACGACGAGTCGCTGTCCGCGCCGGATTCCCAGAGCGCGCCGGAAACGCTCCCGATGGGGGCGGGCGGCCAGTATGCGGTCGAAACAGGGGTCGCCGGCGAGCACGGCCGCCTTCTCGGCCTCCGGGCAGACCACGCGCAACCGCTCCAATTGCTCCGGATGGGACAGCACGAGACCGTCCACGAACGGCTCGCCGTCCGCCAACAGCCAGTCCGGCGACAGCCCGAACGTCGGCTCCCGGCTCCCGGCTCCCGGCTCCCGGCTCCCGGCTCCCGGCTCCCGGCTCCCGGCTCCCGGCTCCCGGCTCCCGGCTCCCGGCTCCCGGCTCCCGGCCAGCCTTTTAGTGTATCCGACACCATGCGACAAAATAGTCAAATGGCTTTTGAGGCAGTGCAGTTGGCCGCCGAAACTGGCGGAGATCGCAAGGTCCACGGGCGTGCGCAGGGCCTGAGCCCAGGGCATCACAGGCAGGTTCAACTCGGCGAAGAGGTTCCGGATTCCACCTTGGAACACAGACGAATCCGTCGAGGTGATCAGCAGTTGCACCCGGAAGTCGTCGTGGAACAGCGGCAGTACGTCCAGCAGGCGCCCGGCGGAGGCGATGTTGTGCACCACCAACAGAACCCGGCGATGTGCGGCCCGGCTGACCCAACGACCGGAGCCTTCCCCGACCGGCACACGTATCACCGGGGGATCGGTTGGCCCCACTGGTCACCTCCTGTTGGCTGCACAGCGCCTGCCGCACGTCCCGATCACCCTAGCCAGGCCCGGCCGGCGGCATGGCTCTGCCACGTCTCGCGGCGTCGGGCCCCCGAAGGCGCCAGTCGCCCGGGACGCGGTGGAAGGTCACGCCGCCTGGTACTGAGCGTCGCTCGCCGGGAGGTGTTCCTCCGCCCAGACGATCTTGCCGTCGGTCGTGTACCGGGTGCCCCAGCGGCGGGCCAGCTGCGCGACGAGGAAGAGGCCGCGGCCGCCCTCGTCGGTGGTCCGTGCGTGGCGCATCCGGGGTGAGCTGCTGCTGACGTCGGAGACTTCGCAGATGAGCGCGTCCTGCCGGATCAGGCGCAGCCGGATGTGTCCGTTGCCGTAGCGGATGGCGTTGGTGACGAGTTCGCTGACGATCAGCTCGAAGGGGAAGACCAGACCGTCCAGTCCCCAGGCGGTGAGGCGGTCCGCGGTCAGCGTGCGGGCGTCGGCGACGACCGACGGGTCGGACGTCAGCTCCCAGGAGGCCATTTGGTCCGCGCAGAGGGCGTGGGTGCGGGCGAGGAGCAGTGCGACGTCGTCGTCGGGGCCACCGGTGAGCACCTCGTTCAGGACGGTTCCGCAGAGTTCGTCGAGCCGCGCCCCGGGGGAGGCCAGTGCGGTGCGCAGCCGGGCGAGGCCCAGTTCCATGTCCTGGTCGCGGGTCTCGATCAGGCCGTCGGTGTAGAGGGCGAGGACGCTGCCGTCGGCGATGTCGAATTCGGCGGATTCGAAGGGCAGGGCGCCCAGGCCGAGCGGGGGCCCGGCGGGCAGGTCGGGGAAGGTCACCGAGCCGTCCGGGGCGATGACGGCGGCAGGAGGGTGGCCGGCGCGGCACATGGCGCACTTGCGGGTGGCCGGGTCGTAGACGGCGTACAGGCAGGTGGCGCCGAGTGCGGCGGGGGCCAGTGACGGGTCGGCGGTCTGTTCCTCGTCGATCAGGCGCAGCACCAGGTCGTCCAGGTGGGCCAGCAACTCGTCCGGAGGGAGGTCCATGTCCGCCAGGGTGCGGACGGTGGTGCGAAGCCGTCCCATGGTGGCCGCGGCGTCGATCCCGTGGCCCACGACGTCTCCGACGACCATGGCCACCCGGGCCCCGGACAGGGGTATCACGTCGCACCAGTCGCCGCCCGCGCCGTCGGAGGCATGGGCGGGCAGGTAGCGCCAGGCGACATCGAGGGTGCTGCCGCCGGTGAGACTGCGCGGGAGCAGGCTGCGCTGCAGGGCCAGCGCGGTGCTGTGCTGCCGGGTGTAGCGGCGGGCGTTGTCGATGCTCACCGCCGCGCGGGCCACCACTTCTTCCGCGAGGAGCAGGTCGTCCTGCTCGAAGGGGTCGCGCAGCTGCCAGCGGATGAACCTGACGACGCCCAGCACATCACCGAGGGCGAGGATCGGGACGAGGATCAGGGAGCAGAAACCGAATTCCTGGATTTTCGCGGCTCGGGCCGGGTCCGTTGCGAACCAGCTGCTGGTCGAGGCCCCCGGCATGGCCTCCAGACGGGAGCGCCCGTCGAGCATGCACTGCGTTTCGGGCGAGTGAGGGTGGAACACGACGGCCTGTCCGGTCGCCGCGACCGACTCGGGCACGCCTTCGTGGATCGACTGCTGGCCCGCACGGCGCATCTGCGGCGGATGGAGGTGAGCGCAGGGGCGCGGTGCCTCGCCGCGTATCACCGACTCCAGGAGATCGACGGCGACGAAGTCGGCCAGCCGCGGGACGCTGATGTCGGCCAGGGTCTGCGCGGTGTCCATGACGTCCAGGGTGCTGCCGGTCTGCGCTCCGACCTCGTTCAGCAGAGCGAGCCGCTCCCGAGCACGCCAGCGGTCGGTGACGTCGAGGATGATGAAGGACACGCCCAGCACCCGGTTCGTGGCGCTGTGCAGTCGGAAGACGGACAGCGAGTAGGCGTGCGGTCGGTGGGGGTGCGCCTTGGTACCGCCGCGCAGCAGGTGATCGACCAGGGGCCGGCCGGTGTCGAGCACGTCCCGCGTGAGCGACTCGATCCCCTCGATGTCCAGCCGGAAGTCCAGGTGGGGCAGCACGTCCCGCAGCCGCTTGCCCAACCGCTGGTCACGGGGGACGCCCCCGAGGCGCTCCAGAGCCGCGTTGACCCAGACGAAGCGCAGATCCCGGTCCAGCACGGCCATACCTGCCGGCGAAAGGGCGAGAATCCGCTCCAGCATCGGCGGATTCGCCTGCCACCACTCGTCGGAGGGCTCCGGGCCACGGCCGGCCGCACCTGCGCTGTCAGAGCTATCCATGTGCCTGCACCATCGTCCGCGAGAGGCAGCACCTGACGTATCCGGCGCGCTGGACTTCCGGACGCGCCAGAGATTCCTCCTTCAAGGATCGCACCGGCCTCCGAAGCCGTCGCAGCAGCCGAGCCCGGCCCGTCGGCCGATCCGCTGGAGCCGGCCTCGGTGGCTCTCCGCAGCGCCGGCTGGACAGCTGCGGCGTCACGACGCACGGACCGTCGCCCCACCAGCAACGGCATCCATGATCACCTCGCCGCCAAGGGGTCGCGGGTGCCAAGTCGGCGCGTCAGTCGATGGGTCAGGTCACGCGAATGGCACGCGGGCGCGAAACGGCCCGGACCACGAACCAGGCCCAGGTCGGCGACCTGGGCCTCCCGCGGTCTGTGGTTCAGCCGATGGCGGCCGCGCTCGGGCAGGTGCGGTGGCGGACCCAGGCGGCGCCGGCGGCGGTGGCGCCGATCATTGCGGCCAGCGCGGCGGGGACGGTGAACAGGAGCTGGAAGTACCCCACCGCGTAGGACCCGAAGAAGCCGAGGGCGACGCCCAGCCCGGCCGCCGCCACGAGAATGACGGGAAGCGCCTTGGTCAGGGCCGGCACGGTCGCGTCGGTCGCAGCGGCGTGGTGGTAGCGGAGCGTCAGGCGCACGGCCCGCCGGACCAGGAAGAAGGCGGCAAGCGCGCACACGGGCAGGCCCACCCACATCAACGCGACGCCGGGGTTGGCGAACGTGTGCACCTCCCTCAGTACCTGTCCGTCGGCCGTGGTGGTCAGGGATTCGCCGCTGGGGTC comes from the Streptomyces angustmyceticus genome and includes:
- a CDS encoding SpoIIE family protein phosphatase is translated as MDSSDSAGAAGRGPEPSDEWWQANPPMLERILALSPAGMAVLDRDLRFVWVNAALERLGGVPRDQRLGKRLRDVLPHLDFRLDIEGIESLTRDVLDTGRPLVDHLLRGGTKAHPHRPHAYSLSVFRLHSATNRVLGVSFIILDVTDRWRARERLALLNEVGAQTGSTLDVMDTAQTLADISVPRLADFVAVDLLESVIRGEAPRPCAHLHPPQMRRAGQQSIHEGVPESVAATGQAVVFHPHSPETQCMLDGRSRLEAMPGASTSSWFATDPARAAKIQEFGFCSLILVPILALGDVLGVVRFIRWQLRDPFEQDDLLLAEEVVARAAVSIDNARRYTRQHSTALALQRSLLPRSLTGGSTLDVAWRYLPAHASDGAGGDWCDVIPLSGARVAMVVGDVVGHGIDAAATMGRLRTTVRTLADMDLPPDELLAHLDDLVLRLIDEEQTADPSLAPAALGATCLYAVYDPATRKCAMCRAGHPPAAVIAPDGSVTFPDLPAGPPLGLGALPFESAEFDIADGSVLALYTDGLIETRDQDMELGLARLRTALASPGARLDELCGTVLNEVLTGGPDDDVALLLARTHALCADQMASWELTSDPSVVADARTLTADRLTAWGLDGLVFPFELIVSELVTNAIRYGNGHIRLRLIRQDALICEVSDVSSSSPRMRHARTTDEGGRGLFLVAQLARRWGTRYTTDGKIVWAEEHLPASDAQYQAA